The following proteins are co-located in the uncultured Draconibacterium sp. genome:
- the tyrS gene encoding tyrosine--tRNA ligase, protein MNFVEELKWRGMLHDIMPGTEEQLQKEVTPAYVGIDPTADSLHIGHLVSVMMLKHLQIAGHQPIALIGGATGMIGDPSGKSQERNLLDEPTLRHNQECIKNQLSKFLDFESHEANVALMVNNYDWMKEFSFLDFIRDVGKRITVNYMMAKDSVKKRLGEESKSGMSFTEFTYQLVQGYDFLHLYQNNNCKLQMGGSDQWGNITTGTELIRRVAGGEAFAMTCPLITKADGTKFGKTESGNVWLDPERTSPYSFFQFWLNTSDEDAERYIKIFTLLSKEEIDTLVAEHKEAPHMRSLQKKLAEEVTIMVHSKEEYEMAVEASQILFGKGTAEQLRKLNESTFLAVFEGVPQFTISKAELAEGINVVDLLAEKTEVFPSKGELRRTIKGNGLSINKEKAGDPELVVNSEFLIADKYILAQKGKKNYFLIIAE, encoded by the coding sequence ATGAATTTTGTTGAAGAATTGAAATGGAGAGGCATGTTGCACGATATTATGCCCGGAACTGAAGAACAATTACAAAAAGAAGTAACTCCGGCATATGTTGGTATCGATCCAACTGCAGATTCATTACACATTGGTCACCTGGTGAGTGTTATGATGTTAAAACACCTTCAAATTGCAGGACACCAGCCCATTGCATTAATTGGTGGAGCCACCGGAATGATCGGCGATCCTTCAGGAAAATCGCAGGAACGGAATTTATTGGACGAACCTACTTTGCGTCACAACCAGGAATGTATTAAAAATCAATTGTCGAAATTTCTCGATTTTGAAAGCCATGAAGCCAATGTTGCATTGATGGTTAACAATTACGACTGGATGAAAGAATTCTCATTTTTAGATTTCATCCGCGATGTGGGTAAACGCATTACCGTAAACTACATGATGGCCAAAGACAGCGTTAAAAAACGTCTTGGCGAAGAATCAAAATCGGGAATGTCGTTTACTGAGTTCACCTACCAACTGGTGCAAGGCTACGATTTTTTACACCTCTACCAAAATAACAATTGCAAGCTGCAAATGGGAGGTTCAGACCAGTGGGGAAACATTACCACCGGTACCGAACTAATTCGCCGGGTAGCAGGTGGTGAGGCATTTGCCATGACCTGCCCTTTGATTACCAAAGCCGACGGTACTAAATTTGGGAAAACAGAAAGCGGAAACGTTTGGTTAGATCCGGAACGCACATCGCCCTATTCATTTTTCCAGTTTTGGTTAAATACTTCGGATGAAGATGCCGAACGTTACATAAAAATATTCACACTGCTTTCGAAAGAAGAGATTGATACACTGGTTGCGGAACACAAAGAAGCGCCACACATGCGTTCGCTTCAGAAAAAACTTGCCGAAGAAGTAACAATCATGGTTCACTCGAAAGAAGAATACGAAATGGCGGTTGAAGCTTCTCAAATCCTTTTTGGAAAAGGAACAGCGGAGCAACTTCGTAAATTAAATGAAAGTACTTTCCTTGCCGTTTTTGAAGGCGTTCCTCAATTTACAATTTCGAAAGCCGAATTAGCTGAAGGAATTAATGTGGTTGACCTGCTGGCGGAAAAAACTGAGGTTTTCCCATCGAAAGGTGAATTAAGACGTACAATTAAAGGAAACGGACTGAGTATCAACAAAGAAAAAGCAGGCGATCCTGAATTAGTCGTAAATTCGGAGTTTCTTATTGCCGACAAATACATTTTGGCTCAAAAAGGGAAAAAGAACTACTTTTTAATTATTGCCGAATAA
- a CDS encoding Wzz/FepE/Etk N-terminal domain-containing protein — protein sequence MDNFFNTQRILNLIWKRKLHFVLIGVIAIVLSGIFSGPIFITPKYKSTARIYPTNTWVFSDESETEQMLEVLNSNDLKFRMFDAFELDKVYKINKEDVHYYTYMLDIYNTNVSTSKTEFETAEIKVLDEDPNRAAAMCDSIITFYNQKVGSMHKAKDKEMVDITGRQLEKKNKELKTYQKQLDSLRNQFGIISYDNQVSEITRGYMNALAAGRSASGDTKKIQELYSSFTKEGTEAVRLENLFVTTINAIDSLNELHEAHLVEYEKNITYSHVVEYPFVADKKSYPVRWLIVAFSTLSAVFLSLLVFLVLDYKKD from the coding sequence ATGGATAATTTTTTTAACACGCAGCGCATTCTAAACCTGATTTGGAAACGCAAACTTCATTTTGTACTTATTGGTGTTATTGCAATTGTTTTGTCTGGCATTTTCTCAGGGCCAATTTTTATTACACCCAAGTATAAATCAACAGCTCGTATTTACCCAACAAATACCTGGGTATTTAGCGATGAGTCGGAAACAGAACAAATGCTGGAAGTATTAAACTCGAATGACCTAAAATTCAGAATGTTTGATGCATTTGAGCTCGACAAGGTGTACAAAATAAACAAAGAAGATGTACACTACTACACGTACATGCTCGATATTTATAACACCAACGTTAGTACAAGCAAAACTGAATTCGAAACAGCAGAAATAAAAGTTTTGGACGAAGATCCAAACCGTGCTGCCGCCATGTGCGACTCGATTATTACTTTTTACAACCAAAAAGTTGGATCGATGCACAAAGCCAAAGACAAAGAAATGGTGGATATTACCGGCAGACAATTGGAAAAAAAGAACAAAGAGCTGAAAACGTACCAAAAGCAACTCGACAGTTTACGAAACCAATTTGGTATAATTAGTTACGACAACCAGGTTTCGGAAATTACAAGGGGATACATGAATGCTTTGGCGGCCGGAAGAAGTGCATCGGGCGATACAAAAAAGATTCAGGAATTGTATTCAAGTTTTACTAAAGAAGGAACTGAAGCAGTTCGGCTTGAAAATTTATTTGTTACTACAATTAACGCCATCGACTCGTTAAATGAGCTGCACGAAGCACATTTAGTTGAATACGAAAAAAACATTACATACAGCCATGTTGTGGAATATCCGTTTGTTGCAGATAAAAAATCGTATCCGGTGCGCTGGTTAATTGTTGCCTTCTCAACCTTGTCGGCAGTTTTCCTTTCCTTATTGGTATTTTTAGTGCTCGACTACAAAAAAGACTAA
- a CDS encoding O-antigen ligase family protein gives MLRNAAIRITLFYLISIGFILLNLWFVVKKDMVLINALPLVLAILLIAIYSFDKVIYLIAFFAPLSIPLREIMPGLGFDMYLPTEPLLFGLLILFLLKIIQERKFDKQILLHPVSLAVYFNLIWIFLTSITSTMPVVSFKFLLMRIWFVVGLYLLAAKLFSEGKNMEKYVWLYVIPLMFVVFYSTYRHLGYGLWNKQAAHFVVTPFYRDHTSYGAVTALYLPFLVMFSLNKTFSTKTRFMAAFALAVVFLGFLLSYSRAAWLSIVVALGVWTFIKLRIRFKPIFIATITVIVLFLTFQTQILMKLEQNSEESSANLMTHISSMSNITTDASNLERINRWSCAIRMFADKPVFGYGPGTYMFKYAPYQLSKDRTIISTNSADGGNAHSEYLGPMAESGLLGLITYLILISVVIYTAVNTYTRLKDYHLRSILLAALAGLVTYYIHGLLNNFLDTDKISVPFWGFTAMIVAIDLISRKQEKEQLEN, from the coding sequence GTGCTTCGTAATGCAGCCATACGAATAACTCTTTTCTACCTTATTTCCATTGGTTTTATACTGCTAAACTTATGGTTTGTAGTAAAAAAAGATATGGTTTTAATAAATGCTTTGCCATTGGTTTTGGCCATTTTGCTCATTGCCATCTACTCCTTTGACAAAGTAATTTATTTAATTGCCTTTTTTGCCCCGCTTTCGATTCCATTGCGCGAAATAATGCCCGGATTAGGTTTCGATATGTACCTGCCAACCGAACCGTTGCTATTTGGCCTGCTCATTCTCTTCCTGTTAAAAATAATTCAGGAGAGAAAATTCGACAAACAAATATTGCTGCACCCCGTTTCATTGGCTGTATATTTTAACCTGATCTGGATTTTTCTTACGAGTATAACCAGCACCATGCCAGTTGTTTCGTTTAAGTTTTTGTTAATGAGAATTTGGTTTGTAGTTGGACTTTATTTGTTAGCTGCAAAATTGTTCTCCGAAGGAAAAAACATGGAAAAGTATGTATGGTTGTATGTTATTCCACTCATGTTTGTTGTGTTTTATTCCACCTACCGCCATTTGGGTTACGGCTTATGGAACAAACAAGCTGCCCATTTTGTGGTTACACCGTTTTACCGCGACCACACTTCGTACGGAGCAGTTACTGCTTTATACCTGCCATTTTTAGTGATGTTTTCGTTAAACAAAACCTTTTCAACAAAAACACGGTTCATGGCCGCATTTGCTTTGGCAGTGGTATTTTTAGGATTTCTTTTATCGTACAGCCGGGCAGCCTGGTTAAGCATTGTAGTTGCTCTGGGTGTATGGACTTTTATAAAATTACGAATTCGGTTTAAACCAATTTTTATTGCCACAATCACAGTTATCGTTTTGTTTTTGACGTTTCAAACTCAAATTTTAATGAAACTGGAACAAAATTCGGAAGAATCGTCAGCAAACCTGATGACCCATATCTCTTCGATGTCGAATATTACAACCGATGCATCAAACCTGGAACGAATTAACCGCTGGAGTTGTGCCATTCGTATGTTTGCCGATAAACCGGTTTTTGGATATGGGCCCGGCACTTATATGTTTAAATATGCGCCTTACCAATTGAGTAAAGACCGCACAATTATAAGTACAAATTCTGCCGACGGTGGAAATGCCCACAGCGAATACCTTGGTCCAATGGCCGAATCGGGATTATTGGGTTTAATAACGTATTTGATTTTAATTAGTGTGGTAATTTATACGGCAGTAAACACATACACACGACTTAAAGATTATCATTTACGATCCATACTACTGGCTGCATTGGCTGGGCTGGTTACTTATTACATACATGGTCTACTCAACAACTTTCTCGATACGGATAAAATATCGGTACCCTTTTGGGGTTTTACGGCCATGATTGTTGCAATAGATCTGATATCCCGCAAACAAGAGAAAGAGCAACTTGAAAATTAA
- a CDS encoding DUF5522 domain-containing protein has product MGYFDDLFDSGFSDGLKEGKDFYMENGYRVMTEAHLTNRGYCCANGCRHCPYWPKAQKGNTNLRKK; this is encoded by the coding sequence ATGGGATATTTCGACGACCTTTTTGATAGTGGGTTTAGCGATGGGCTGAAAGAAGGCAAAGACTTTTATATGGAAAACGGCTACCGGGTTATGACAGAAGCACATTTAACCAACCGGGGTTATTGTTGTGCCAACGGATGCCGCCACTGCCCATACTGGCCCAAAGCGCAAAAAGGAAATACCAACCTTCGAAAAAAATAA
- the fmt gene encoding methionyl-tRNA formyltransferase, whose amino-acid sequence MTGKELRLVFMGTPDFAVASLKALVDGGYNVVGVITAPDKPAGRGKKLNESAVKKYAVENKLNILQPEKLKNQEFLAELEALKADLQVVVAFRMLPEVVWNMPRLGTFNLHGSLLPQYRGAAPLNWAVINGESQTGVTTFLLDHKIDTGKILFKKEIAIWENDTVGTIHDSLMGIGAKLVVETVDALADGNYEAIPQSEIMAETKIKHAPKIFKEDCKIDWANDIEQIRNLIRGLSPYPAAWSTLVHNETGKEIATKIFFAIQVDRNTNDTPGTIKSDGKTFVKVACKNGWLQITDLQIAGKKRMRADDFLRGFQQILEYKFV is encoded by the coding sequence ATGACAGGAAAAGAGCTTCGATTAGTATTTATGGGAACGCCTGATTTTGCAGTGGCAAGTTTAAAAGCACTGGTTGATGGCGGATACAATGTGGTGGGGGTAATTACGGCTCCCGACAAACCAGCCGGACGCGGTAAAAAATTAAACGAGTCGGCGGTAAAAAAATATGCCGTTGAAAACAAGCTGAATATTTTACAACCCGAAAAATTAAAGAACCAGGAGTTTTTAGCCGAACTGGAAGCCTTAAAAGCAGATTTGCAGGTTGTGGTTGCATTTCGAATGTTGCCCGAAGTTGTATGGAATATGCCCCGTTTGGGAACCTTTAATTTGCACGGATCGTTGTTGCCGCAATACCGTGGTGCTGCCCCCTTAAACTGGGCAGTAATAAATGGCGAAAGCCAAACAGGTGTTACTACCTTTTTACTCGATCATAAAATTGATACAGGTAAAATACTGTTTAAAAAGGAAATTGCCATTTGGGAAAATGATACCGTTGGAACCATTCATGATAGTTTGATGGGAATTGGCGCCAAATTGGTGGTTGAAACCGTTGATGCATTGGCCGATGGAAATTATGAAGCCATCCCACAATCGGAAATAATGGCTGAAACGAAAATTAAACACGCTCCTAAAATATTTAAAGAAGACTGCAAAATAGACTGGGCAAACGATATTGAACAGATCAGAAACCTGATTCGGGGTTTATCGCCATACCCGGCAGCCTGGAGTACATTGGTGCACAATGAAACCGGAAAAGAAATTGCGACCAAAATATTTTTTGCCATACAGGTTGATCGAAACACAAACGATACGCCCGGGACAATTAAATCGGACGGTAAAACTTTTGTTAAAGTGGCGTGTAAAAATGGTTGGTTACAAATAACCGACCTGCAAATTGCGGGTAAAAAACGGATGCGGGCCGATGATTTTTTACGTGGATTCCAGCAAATACTCGAATACAAATTTGTATAA
- a CDS encoding DUF6249 domain-containing protein, with protein MTELIAVAVVFFGSYHILKMISTHLLKRKLIKAQQYDRVGILEEPKSVSDESNRYPSLKWGLVALMTGLGFIIMEVLGLFNRQMIHGNDAILPIGILLVCVSAGFLIYFFIMNGKQVKK; from the coding sequence ATGACAGAATTAATAGCAGTTGCAGTAGTATTTTTTGGGTCGTATCACATCTTAAAAATGATTTCAACCCATTTGTTAAAACGAAAATTAATTAAAGCGCAGCAATACGATCGTGTGGGGATTTTGGAAGAGCCTAAAAGTGTTTCGGACGAATCGAATCGTTATCCGTCGTTAAAATGGGGTTTGGTGGCTTTAATGACCGGTTTGGGATTTATTATAATGGAAGTACTCGGTCTTTTTAACCGACAGATGATTCACGGAAACGATGCCATTTTACCAATTGGAATACTTTTGGTCTGTGTTTCTGCCGGTTTTTTGATTTACTTTTTTATAATGAACGGAAAACAAGTAAAAAAGTAA